Proteins found in one Streptomyces sp. CB09001 genomic segment:
- a CDS encoding tautomerase family protein produces MPHLTVHLPENRLTGNEPVLVAALTDAVVDVYGEWARDLVSIRLAGVPAGRFAQGGKAVDTNASVTLGVRAGVFDRSDAARISERLGTALTDAITRVVGNDLRAGTMVELVASPPERTFVGGVLTV; encoded by the coding sequence ATGCCGCATCTGACCGTCCACCTTCCCGAGAACAGGCTGACCGGGAACGAACCCGTGCTCGTCGCCGCACTGACCGACGCTGTCGTCGACGTCTACGGCGAATGGGCCCGAGACCTCGTGAGCATCCGCCTGGCCGGAGTCCCCGCGGGCCGTTTCGCGCAGGGCGGCAAGGCCGTGGACACCAACGCTTCGGTGACTCTGGGCGTCCGTGCCGGTGTATTCGACCGCTCCGACGCCGCCCGGATCAGCGAGCGCCTCGGAACCGCGCTCACCGATGCGATCACGCGCGTCGTTGGCAATGACCTCCGCGCCGGCACGATGGTCGAACTCGTGGCGTCACCGCCGGAACGTACCTTCGTCGGCGGCGTCCTCACCGTGTGA
- a CDS encoding amidohydrolase family protein, protein MRIITLEEHFIDPALTAASSPTINRLAPNFAAAYAAGTGFAGSLQSESMLLDLGEKRIADMDRNGITTQVLSCLWAQQAPADVAPELVRAANDTAAQAVNAFPGRFAAFAALPTAAPEAAANELERCVSDLGFVGTLINGRTEDEFLDAPRFDPVLRTANRLGVPIYLHPAMPPRAVTEASYEGLPSLVTSRLQTAAWGWHVETAEHFIHMVLSGVFDKYQDLQVILGHWGEMIPFYLDRIEELLPQGITKLDRPFADYFKHHVHITPSGMWNQAQLRFCVETLGVERIVLAVDYPFVGNEGVAAFLDEADMCAEDKHRMAHGTAERLLGL, encoded by the coding sequence ATGCGGATCATCACACTCGAAGAGCACTTCATAGACCCTGCGCTCACAGCGGCGAGCAGCCCCACCATCAACCGACTCGCCCCGAACTTCGCTGCGGCCTACGCAGCCGGGACCGGGTTCGCGGGCTCGCTGCAGAGTGAGTCCATGCTGCTGGACCTCGGCGAGAAGCGGATCGCGGACATGGACCGGAATGGCATCACCACCCAGGTCCTGTCCTGTCTGTGGGCACAGCAGGCCCCGGCCGACGTGGCGCCGGAACTTGTCCGCGCCGCGAACGACACCGCCGCACAAGCGGTCAACGCGTTCCCCGGGCGCTTCGCCGCGTTCGCCGCTCTGCCGACTGCCGCCCCCGAGGCCGCCGCGAATGAACTGGAACGTTGCGTGAGCGACCTGGGCTTCGTCGGGACGCTGATCAACGGGCGCACCGAGGACGAGTTCCTGGACGCTCCGCGATTCGACCCTGTCCTACGCACGGCCAATCGCCTCGGTGTGCCCATCTACCTGCACCCCGCGATGCCGCCACGCGCGGTCACCGAGGCCAGCTACGAGGGCCTTCCGTCGCTCGTGACCAGCCGACTCCAGACCGCGGCGTGGGGGTGGCACGTGGAGACCGCAGAGCACTTCATCCACATGGTGCTCTCCGGTGTCTTCGACAAGTACCAGGACCTCCAGGTCATTCTCGGTCACTGGGGCGAGATGATCCCGTTCTATCTCGACAGGATCGAGGAGTTGCTGCCTCAGGGGATCACAAAACTCGACCGCCCGTTCGCGGACTACTTCAAGCACCATGTCCACATCACGCCGAGTGGTATGTGGAACCAGGCACAGCTCCGGTTCTGCGTGGAGACGCTGGGCGTCGAGCGTATCGTCCTCGCCGTCGACTATCCGTTCGTGGGGAACGAGGGCGTCGCAGCCTTCCTCGACGAGGCAGACATGTGCGCCGAGGACAAGCACCGCATGGCCCACGGTACCGCCGAACGACTCCTGGGCCTCTGA
- a CDS encoding class I SAM-dependent methyltransferase, with protein MLTHQDKTRAAYDGVVELYASMFANRLETQPFARNMIGTFAELVRGTGNLRTADVGCGPGHLTALLHDLGLDSFGLDLSPAMVAHARRAHPALRFDEARMEALPVEDGALGGVLAHYSMIHTPPEELPALLAEQVRVLAPGGLLLVSFFGTEGPEPVRFDHKVAPAYSWPADRFAEVLAGAGLVTMAQLLHDPASQRGFLDTHLLARRP; from the coding sequence GTGTTGACACACCAGGACAAGACCAGGGCGGCCTACGACGGGGTTGTCGAACTGTATGCGTCGATGTTCGCCAACCGGTTGGAGACGCAGCCGTTCGCGCGGAACATGATCGGCACCTTCGCCGAGCTCGTGCGTGGCACGGGGAACCTACGGACGGCCGACGTCGGGTGCGGGCCCGGCCATTTGACGGCCCTGCTCCACGACTTGGGGTTGGACTCCTTCGGGCTCGACCTCTCCCCGGCCATGGTCGCCCACGCCCGGCGAGCCCATCCGGCGCTGCGGTTCGACGAAGCACGAATGGAGGCCCTGCCGGTCGAGGACGGCGCGCTCGGCGGAGTGCTGGCCCACTACTCGATGATCCACACCCCGCCTGAAGAATTGCCCGCGCTGCTCGCTGAGCAGGTGCGTGTCCTGGCACCAGGGGGCCTGCTCCTGGTGTCCTTCTTCGGCACCGAGGGGCCGGAGCCTGTCCGCTTCGACCACAAGGTGGCGCCTGCCTACAGCTGGCCGGCGGACCGGTTTGCCGAGGTGCTGGCCGGGGCCGGACTCGTCACGATGGCTCAGCTGCTCCACGACCCAGCGTCCCAGCGGGGCTTCCTCGACACCCACCTGCTGGCCCGCCGCCCGTAG
- a CDS encoding alpha/beta fold hydrolase has translation MARVHLSRRSAHRVIPAAVLLAVTVGGLTACGDDETPNRPDPVPSSSAPSPPGAARTAGQTLHMIDNGGHRLAFHVTEGHGPAIVLDSGGGEDSSYWKDIVSRLHAATGAEIITYDRAGLGQSDAVPGAWQVEDAVSDLRTGLRKLGVTGNVLLVAHSQAGEIATYFAKENPGLVAGAVLVDASLPPLYTDEETARLAAANQPAVDAARKDPTEPRNRQLISIAESYVPLHKAYHRATWPGTVPAAVIVSGKTPFAGSPEDAERWRDAAATFVRQGPDRTLVTAKGSSHDIPKDRPALVVEEIEKMARATS, from the coding sequence ATGGCACGTGTCCACCTCTCCCGCCGGTCCGCACACCGCGTGATTCCGGCCGCCGTCCTGCTCGCGGTCACCGTCGGAGGTCTCACAGCCTGCGGCGACGACGAGACACCGAACCGGCCGGACCCCGTGCCCTCCTCCTCCGCCCCGTCACCCCCGGGGGCGGCCCGAACGGCCGGGCAGACGCTTCACATGATCGACAACGGTGGTCACCGGCTCGCGTTCCATGTCACCGAGGGGCATGGTCCGGCCATCGTGCTCGACTCGGGCGGCGGTGAGGACTCCTCCTACTGGAAGGACATCGTGTCCAGGCTCCACGCGGCCACCGGGGCCGAGATCATCACCTACGACCGGGCCGGTCTCGGCCAGAGCGATGCCGTCCCCGGAGCGTGGCAAGTGGAGGACGCCGTCAGCGACCTGAGGACGGGCCTTCGAAAGCTCGGTGTGACCGGGAACGTGCTTCTGGTGGCCCACTCACAGGCAGGTGAGATCGCGACCTACTTCGCCAAGGAGAACCCGGGCCTGGTGGCCGGCGCCGTACTCGTTGACGCAAGCCTGCCCCCGCTGTACACGGACGAGGAGACGGCCCGCCTCGCCGCCGCGAACCAGCCCGCGGTCGACGCCGCCAGGAAGGATCCCACCGAGCCCCGGAACAGGCAGCTGATCTCCATCGCGGAGAGCTACGTCCCGCTGCACAAGGCGTATCACCGGGCCACGTGGCCCGGCACCGTCCCGGCAGCCGTCATCGTGTCGGGGAAGACGCCCTTCGCGGGCTCGCCCGAAGACGCCGAGCGCTGGCGGGACGCCGCCGCGACCTTCGTGCGGCAGGGCCCGGACCGGACACTGGTCACCGCGAAGGGCAGCTCGCACGACATCCCCAAGGACCGGCCCGCCCTCGTGGTCGAGGAGATCGAGAAGATGGCACGGGCGACGAGCTGA
- a CDS encoding sensor histidine kinase, protein MNSSLERYTERVEQYASRFPRFPRFLDVMMVLALIGCAFFGTHLSLPGLNSPDTGKSLEVMLGLSCFVLLKYRTHTRTVVVVVAGVTIAAIARGYLLTPLLLAPLLAAMYWLAVLCDRRTVRLYALVVTVALLTVNLFSDGMRDLSPVLTVIGPVFWMALPLVGGSLARLRGDYLEAVKSRAEHAERTREEEARLRVTEERMRIARELHDVVAHHLALANAQAGTAAHLSRSNPEQSRKILDDLTGTTSSALRELKATLGLLRQDDRPKGEGLEPAPGLARLPELIDSYRSAGLEVVVHQEGVRRPLTPGVDLTAYRIVQEALTNVAKHAPERAAHVSFTYADSRLLITVSNDGPATATATATAVNGTSGGFGLRGMRERAQSIGGDLCAGPRPEGGFDVTTALPLQPSAAGEGESR, encoded by the coding sequence ATGAACAGCAGCCTGGAGCGCTACACCGAGCGCGTGGAACAGTACGCGTCGCGCTTCCCGCGCTTCCCCCGCTTCCTGGACGTGATGATGGTGCTGGCCCTCATCGGCTGCGCCTTCTTCGGCACCCATCTCAGCCTCCCCGGCCTCAACAGCCCGGACACGGGGAAGTCGCTGGAGGTCATGCTCGGCCTGTCCTGCTTCGTCCTGCTGAAGTACCGCACCCACACCCGCACGGTCGTGGTCGTGGTCGCCGGGGTCACCATCGCCGCGATCGCGCGCGGCTACCTGCTCACCCCGCTGCTGCTGGCCCCGCTCCTCGCCGCGATGTACTGGCTGGCCGTCCTGTGCGACCGCCGGACCGTCCGCCTGTACGCGCTCGTCGTCACGGTGGCCCTGCTGACCGTGAACCTGTTCTCCGACGGCATGCGCGACCTCTCCCCCGTCCTGACCGTGATCGGCCCGGTGTTCTGGATGGCCCTGCCGCTCGTCGGCGGCAGCCTGGCCCGGCTGCGCGGCGACTATCTGGAAGCGGTCAAGTCCCGCGCCGAGCACGCCGAACGCACCCGGGAGGAGGAGGCCCGGCTGCGGGTCACCGAGGAGCGCATGCGCATCGCCCGCGAGCTGCACGACGTCGTAGCCCACCACCTGGCCCTCGCCAACGCCCAGGCCGGGACCGCCGCCCACCTCTCGCGCAGCAACCCCGAGCAGAGCCGGAAGATCCTCGACGACCTCACCGGCACCACCTCCTCGGCGCTACGCGAGCTCAAGGCCACCCTGGGCCTGCTGCGCCAGGACGACCGGCCCAAGGGCGAGGGCCTGGAACCGGCGCCGGGGCTCGCCCGCCTGCCCGAGCTGATCGACTCCTACCGCTCGGCGGGCCTGGAAGTCGTCGTCCACCAGGAGGGCGTGCGCCGCCCGCTGACGCCGGGCGTGGACCTGACCGCGTACCGGATCGTGCAGGAAGCCCTCACCAACGTCGCCAAGCACGCCCCCGAACGCGCCGCCCACGTCAGCTTCACCTACGCCGACTCCCGACTGCTCATCACCGTCAGCAATGACGGCCCGGCCACCGCCACCGCCACCGCCACCGCCGTCAACGGGACGTCCGGCGGCTTCGGGCTGCGGGGCATGCGGGAGCGCGCCCAGTCCATCGGCGGCGACCTGTGTGCCGGCCCCCGCCCCGAGGGCGGCTTCGATGTCACCACCGCGCTGCCGCTGCAGCCGTCCGCCGCCGGCGAAGGAGAGTCCCGATGA
- a CDS encoding ABC transporter ATP-binding protein, which yields MSLELLDVTVRLGHGESRVTALSELTVSFAPAALTALVGPSGSGKSTLLAVAGALLRPDAGRVLLNGTDIAGLSPAQQARVRRERIGYVFQSGNLLSGLTALEQLLAAASVAGRSPRAVRARATELLAEVGLGHRLRHRADQMSGGERQRIAIARALLLEPDVLLVDEPTAAVDRERAAGLVDLLAATTRRHSCVTVVATHDPVVVDAADHVVDMARLRTGADSPL from the coding sequence ATGAGCCTCGAACTTCTCGACGTCACCGTACGACTGGGCCACGGGGAGTCCCGCGTCACCGCGCTGAGCGAGCTGACCGTGAGCTTCGCGCCCGCCGCCCTGACCGCGCTGGTCGGCCCCTCCGGGTCGGGCAAGTCCACCCTGCTGGCCGTCGCGGGCGCCCTGCTGCGGCCGGACGCGGGCCGGGTGCTGCTCAACGGCACCGACATCGCGGGACTGTCCCCCGCCCAGCAGGCCCGGGTGCGCCGGGAGCGGATCGGCTACGTCTTCCAGAGCGGCAATCTCCTCAGCGGCCTCACCGCGCTCGAACAACTGCTGGCCGCGGCGTCCGTCGCAGGCCGCTCACCGCGAGCCGTACGCGCCCGCGCCACCGAGCTGCTGGCCGAGGTCGGTCTGGGGCACCGGCTGCGGCACCGGGCCGACCAGATGTCCGGCGGGGAACGGCAGCGCATCGCCATCGCACGCGCACTGCTGCTCGAACCGGACGTCCTGCTGGTCGACGAGCCGACGGCCGCGGTCGACCGGGAACGGGCGGCCGGCCTGGTGGACCTGCTCGCCGCCACGACGCGTCGCCACAGCTGCGTGACCGTGGTCGCCACGCACGACCCGGTTGTGGTGGACGCGGCGGACCACGTGGTCGACATGGCCCGGCTGCGCACCGGAGCGGACAGCCCGCTCTGA
- a CDS encoding response regulator transcription factor, with translation MTVKVLLADDQALLRATFRILIDSCPDMAVVGEASDGAEALEVARTHHPDVVLMDIRMPGTDGLSGTAAICADPELATTRVLILTTFETEDYVAQALRAGASGFLGKDVTADALLAGIRTVASGEALLSPGATRTLITRFLTSPAPGTHLVPPERLADLTGREREVMALAAEGKSNAAIAELLVVSPLTVRTHIHRAMTKLNARDRAQLVVIAYQSGLVQAGGDNGTPAEA, from the coding sequence ATGACCGTGAAGGTGCTGCTCGCAGACGACCAGGCCCTGCTGCGGGCCACGTTCCGCATCCTGATCGACTCCTGCCCGGACATGGCGGTCGTCGGGGAGGCGTCCGACGGGGCGGAGGCACTGGAGGTGGCCCGTACCCACCACCCGGACGTGGTGCTCATGGACATCCGCATGCCCGGGACGGACGGCCTGTCCGGCACCGCGGCGATCTGCGCCGATCCGGAGCTGGCGACCACCCGGGTGCTGATCCTGACCACCTTCGAGACCGAGGACTACGTCGCCCAGGCGCTGCGGGCCGGAGCCAGCGGCTTCCTCGGCAAGGACGTCACCGCGGACGCGCTGCTGGCCGGCATCCGCACGGTGGCCTCCGGGGAGGCGCTACTCTCCCCCGGCGCCACCCGCACCCTGATCACCCGCTTCCTCACCTCCCCGGCCCCCGGCACCCACCTGGTGCCCCCGGAACGGCTCGCCGACCTCACCGGACGGGAACGGGAGGTGATGGCGCTGGCGGCCGAGGGCAAGTCCAACGCGGCGATCGCCGAGCTGCTGGTGGTCAGCCCGCTGACGGTACGGACGCACATCCACCGCGCGATGACGAAACTCAACGCCCGCGACCGGGCACAGCTCGTCGTCATCGCGTACCAGTCGGGCCTGGTGCAGGCGGGAGGGGACAACGGGACCCCCGCCGAGGCATAG
- a CDS encoding helix-turn-helix domain-containing protein, with protein sequence MSKESDGPAVNEAVRTLLLLMPRLVGRAKRLPVPPALQGLDLAPRHLALLAHLEYDGPTSVNELAARLEVAPTTVSLMVSELSRPGVLQRTVDPADRRRRVIAIAPAYAAPIDEWLSASASAWEGVMRGLAPAERATVIAALHAYETALEQAGSRHRNTRPGQRRG encoded by the coding sequence ATGTCCAAGGAATCCGACGGACCAGCCGTCAACGAGGCAGTCCGCACCCTGCTGTTGCTCATGCCACGGCTCGTGGGCCGCGCCAAGCGCCTGCCCGTACCGCCGGCGCTCCAGGGACTGGACCTGGCACCGCGACACCTCGCACTGCTGGCCCACCTGGAGTACGACGGCCCCACGAGTGTCAACGAGTTGGCCGCTCGGCTGGAGGTGGCCCCGACGACCGTCAGCCTCATGGTCAGCGAGCTGTCACGACCGGGCGTCCTGCAACGCACTGTTGATCCCGCCGACCGCCGCCGCCGCGTCATCGCCATCGCCCCCGCCTACGCCGCACCGATCGACGAATGGCTTTCCGCCAGCGCCTCCGCCTGGGAAGGCGTCATGCGCGGCCTCGCCCCCGCGGAACGCGCCACGGTCATCGCCGCCCTGCACGCCTACGAAACCGCCTTGGAACAGGCGGGCAGCCGGCATCGGAACACCCGGCCGGGTCAGAGACGAGGCTGA
- a CDS encoding HAD family phosphatase, with translation MTPLSRTLPNWSPEAIVFDCDGTLMDTERHWQDARTRTFRDFGLPTPPGFAERAKGVHYLDCGRLMAQETNKPDLASDLSTALLAHFMSLVAEDPLTMPGATEFVRLCWHRLPLAVASNCPMEVVDESLLRAGLRRYFRHVVVPTVQQDFDDSDAAPNDQAEQAVRPKPWPDVYSRASSLCGVAPRSALAIEDSLTGVESASRAGLRVLGVGPLPKEGSGQADAWAPGLDSEQILSWLRMRVPVRATDSDEPRKNRGPA, from the coding sequence GTGACGCCCCTCTCACGCACCCTGCCGAACTGGTCACCCGAGGCCATCGTCTTCGACTGTGACGGAACCCTGATGGACACCGAGCGTCATTGGCAGGACGCCCGCACACGGACGTTCCGTGACTTCGGACTGCCGACGCCGCCCGGTTTCGCCGAGCGGGCCAAAGGAGTGCACTACCTCGACTGCGGCCGCCTGATGGCGCAGGAGACGAACAAGCCCGATCTGGCCTCCGACCTCTCCACGGCCCTGCTCGCGCACTTCATGTCGCTCGTCGCGGAGGATCCGCTGACCATGCCCGGCGCCACCGAGTTCGTTCGGCTGTGCTGGCATCGGCTTCCCCTGGCCGTCGCCAGCAACTGCCCGATGGAGGTGGTCGACGAAAGCCTTCTGCGGGCCGGCCTGCGCCGGTACTTCCGCCACGTCGTCGTGCCCACCGTGCAGCAGGACTTCGACGACTCGGACGCGGCACCGAACGACCAGGCGGAGCAGGCCGTGCGGCCCAAACCATGGCCCGATGTCTACAGCAGGGCCTCCTCGTTGTGCGGGGTCGCGCCGCGGTCCGCACTCGCGATCGAGGACTCCCTCACAGGAGTCGAGTCGGCGTCACGCGCCGGCCTGAGGGTGCTGGGCGTGGGGCCTCTGCCAAAAGAGGGCAGCGGGCAGGCCGACGCGTGGGCCCCGGGGCTGGACTCCGAGCAGATCCTGTCATGGCTGCGCATGCGCGTACCGGTCCGGGCCACGGATTCCGACGAGCCACGGAAGAACCGCGGGCCCGCCTAG
- a CDS encoding ScbR family autoregulator-binding transcription factor, whose product MQERARETRRSLLEAAACLFAEHGYAGTSVNDISTRSGRTSGSVYFHYSSKEGIALAVVRDGFATWSGLATCYADRTVPPLERLVALSHKIARALAEDSLTRAGARLWAERDAINVSLPDPFVLWTAAVARLLAQARNHGHLAAHVRPAATARTLVRAFFGFCTLTEALDGPEALSGRVSDWWELTLPALLSGPRSVPAPGRQAAPAESVTACGTGEAASPRPQSPGSALLAAGDA is encoded by the coding sequence GTGCAGGAACGGGCCAGAGAAACCCGCAGATCACTCCTCGAGGCGGCCGCCTGCCTCTTCGCCGAGCACGGATACGCGGGGACCAGTGTCAATGACATAAGCACGCGGTCCGGACGAACCAGCGGCTCCGTCTACTTCCACTACAGCAGCAAGGAGGGCATCGCCCTCGCCGTCGTCCGAGACGGCTTCGCCACGTGGTCCGGCCTGGCCACGTGCTACGCCGACCGCACCGTGCCGCCGCTGGAGCGCCTCGTCGCGCTCAGTCACAAGATCGCCAGGGCGCTCGCCGAAGACTCCCTGACGCGCGCGGGCGCTCGTCTCTGGGCGGAGCGCGACGCCATCAACGTCAGTCTCCCCGACCCCTTCGTTCTCTGGACGGCGGCAGTGGCACGGCTGCTGGCTCAGGCGCGGAACCACGGGCATCTGGCCGCCCACGTCCGGCCTGCAGCCACCGCCCGGACTCTGGTCCGTGCGTTCTTCGGCTTCTGTACCCTCACCGAGGCACTCGACGGGCCCGAGGCCCTCAGCGGCCGTGTCTCCGACTGGTGGGAACTGACGCTCCCCGCACTCCTTTCGGGCCCGCGTTCGGTACCGGCGCCGGGGCGGCAGGCGGCGCCGGCGGAGAGCGTCACGGCGTGCGGCACCGGTGAAGCGGCCTCGCCGAGGCCCCAGAGCCCCGGCTCCGCGCTACTTGCTGCTGGCGACGCATAG
- a CDS encoding TetR/AcrR family transcriptional regulator has translation MSRPSATRSKDRATVAAERPMRRRGAELTRAIHEATLRELAETSFEELSFESVASAAGTGKSVLYRRWSTTAELVLAALKDDEVGLAKPVVPNTGTLRGDLIVMLSTLAQVLDEPRGRALWPLLVQRARHPELFQQIMDQVSHPHRAALFECIRGFADQGQVSPARATARIAAVGPRLIIAEYLETGSVSHDDVVSVVDEVLLPLLSP, from the coding sequence ATGAGCCGCCCCTCCGCCACCCGTTCGAAAGACCGCGCCACTGTTGCCGCGGAACGGCCCATGCGTCGGCGTGGCGCGGAACTGACCCGGGCGATCCATGAAGCGACACTGCGGGAACTTGCCGAGACGAGCTTCGAGGAACTCAGCTTCGAGTCGGTGGCGTCGGCCGCAGGCACTGGTAAGTCCGTGCTCTACCGACGCTGGAGCACCACCGCCGAACTCGTCCTGGCGGCGCTCAAGGATGATGAGGTGGGGCTGGCCAAGCCCGTGGTGCCAAACACCGGCACCCTGCGCGGAGATCTGATCGTGATGCTCTCCACCCTCGCCCAGGTTCTGGACGAGCCGCGCGGACGTGCCTTGTGGCCCCTGCTGGTCCAGCGCGCCCGCCACCCTGAACTCTTCCAGCAGATTATGGACCAGGTCAGCCACCCCCACCGGGCCGCCCTGTTCGAGTGCATCCGCGGGTTCGCCGACCAGGGTCAGGTCAGCCCGGCCAGGGCGACGGCACGCATCGCAGCCGTGGGCCCGCGCCTGATCATCGCCGAGTACCTCGAGACGGGGAGCGTGTCCCACGACGACGTAGTGTCCGTCGTGGACGAGGTTCTGCTGCCTCTGCTGTCGCCATGA
- a CDS encoding nitroreductase — MSGPVFTRTHTSEAPTGGTQRGGTQQGGTRTLEYAEQLIRARRATRAFRPDPVPEDTLREVFSLAGTAPSNSNAQPWRVEVVGGARRDRLADALRTAHAERRVTADYPYSEDMYAPVHQERRAAFGAGLYGALGIGPDDYPARAAYDAESLGFYGAPHAAFLFVTGDGGPRLAADAGAYLQTLLLAMTGYGVASCPQGLLSFYADTVRDELGVDEGKLLVGISFGYADGNAPVNQVATGRAALEATTTFHT; from the coding sequence ATGAGCGGACCGGTCTTCACCCGGACACACACGAGCGAGGCGCCCACCGGCGGGACACAGCGGGGCGGGACACAGCAGGGCGGGACGCGAACGTTGGAGTACGCCGAGCAGCTGATCCGCGCGCGCCGCGCGACCCGCGCATTCCGTCCCGACCCGGTACCCGAGGACACTCTGCGCGAGGTCTTCTCCCTGGCCGGCACCGCGCCGTCCAATTCCAACGCGCAGCCCTGGCGGGTCGAGGTGGTCGGTGGCGCACGGCGAGACCGTCTGGCCGACGCGCTGCGAACGGCCCACGCCGAGCGGCGCGTCACTGCCGACTACCCGTACTCCGAGGACATGTACGCCCCCGTCCACCAGGAAAGGCGGGCCGCCTTCGGCGCCGGTCTGTACGGAGCGCTGGGTATCGGCCCCGACGACTACCCGGCTCGCGCGGCCTACGACGCGGAAAGTCTGGGCTTCTACGGAGCGCCTCATGCCGCGTTCCTGTTCGTCACCGGCGACGGCGGGCCGCGACTGGCCGCCGACGCCGGCGCTTACCTGCAGACGCTGCTGCTGGCCATGACCGGCTACGGTGTGGCCAGTTGCCCGCAGGGCCTGCTCAGCTTCTACGCCGACACCGTCCGCGATGAACTCGGAGTGGACGAGGGGAAGCTGCTCGTGGGTATCTCCTTCGGCTACGCCGACGGGAATGCGCCGGTGAACCAGGTCGCGACCGGCCGGGCGGCCCTGGAGGCAACCACCACATTCCACACGTAG
- a CDS encoding TetR family transcriptional regulator, protein MTTMTTASRRPGRGGRERILAAAAGLFAAQGINATGMEQIAERAPVSKRTLYAHFRTKDELVLAHLKDLSSTGRTLEGVLAREDVPAKERILALFDPPPTGTDPVRGCPFIDAAAEFPDPQNAIHSYAREQKLLMVRLVTDLVAELGCREPAVLAEQLVTLADGAASRAMVLGESNYGRHARTAAETLLERALPTTI, encoded by the coding sequence ATGACCACGATGACGACGGCGTCTCGACGGCCGGGGCGCGGAGGGCGGGAGCGCATCCTGGCCGCCGCGGCCGGACTGTTCGCGGCCCAGGGGATCAACGCGACCGGCATGGAGCAGATCGCGGAGCGGGCACCGGTGTCCAAGCGCACCCTCTATGCGCACTTCAGGACCAAAGACGAGCTGGTCCTCGCCCACCTCAAGGACCTCTCCTCGACGGGACGCACCCTGGAGGGCGTGCTGGCCCGCGAGGACGTCCCCGCCAAGGAGCGAATCCTCGCACTGTTCGACCCGCCCCCGACCGGCACGGATCCCGTGCGCGGATGCCCGTTCATCGACGCCGCCGCGGAGTTCCCCGACCCCCAGAACGCGATCCACTCCTACGCCCGCGAACAGAAACTGCTGATGGTGCGGCTGGTGACCGACCTGGTAGCGGAACTGGGCTGCCGCGAGCCCGCCGTCCTCGCCGAGCAACTCGTGACCCTCGCGGACGGCGCCGCCAGCCGCGCCATGGTGCTGGGCGAGTCGAACTACGGCCGGCACGCGCGGACAGCGGCGGAGACCCTCCTGGAAAGGGCGCTGCCGACCACGATCTGA